A region of Struthio camelus isolate bStrCam1 chromosome 30, bStrCam1.hap1, whole genome shotgun sequence DNA encodes the following proteins:
- the BCAN gene encoding brevican core protein isoform X1: MSVCPCRMLRIRSLPGWDDLGSWWSGVPGAEDVHVSLWDTGGPRMASALPLLLLCAFAPAAVPAAFVPEDGTDDLKALQVSIPRRPALDAVLAGDVTIPCLITYLRPVPTAGAAGRRAVLGAPRVKWTFVAEGRELEILVARGDRVKVSEEYRLRASLPIFHRQYTNASLLLTELRPNDSGIYRCDVQHGIEDGHDILDLKVKGVVFHYREGSTRYAYTFAQAREACARIGARIATPEQLYAAYRGGYEQCDAGWIADQTVRYPIHTPREACYGDMNGFPGVRNYGVVDAEDMYDVYCYAQDLAGEIFLETAPDKFTLEEAEVRCRALGAELASTGQLYAAWSDGLDSCNPGWLADGSVRYPIVTPRERCGGNLPGVKTIFLFRNQTGFPDAQSRYDAYCFREGTNSFPEAPGKNRASEPEGLHGIVTVAEKLEELQLPKAQVEIESRGAIYAVPFFEAAGAAELEKPSRAPEDAPGPVARRPPLDTSASSERGGGRPAAAPSPAVPEAGAPRSCGAKPGSSFPAAEEGAKGTVGYCPEVGGEPSRTEEEREPEGARGSSAGGERGQPAEESGSRRGGDDVQPTEPAGPGQTVSVLLRAATAAEAPTEPPRPERAAAGDGRQRAELLPAAAPASALPTFAASREPAPGEPVTPPRASASSRDPAPRSSPGTAEDVELSGDVASPLPPATPAPLPQEDGEEESGAPWLPAATGRGGTLSATAATEAPGRGKDGKTAGGRPSTGESSLAEEEEEEEERPAPSGATAEGFLAAVPGEPGDCVPNPCLNGGTCTEDGDRVGCLCLPGYGGSTCERPLQTCSPGWDSFQGACYKHFSTRRSWEDAETQCRHYGGHLATILTPEEQDFINDRYREYQWIGLNDRTIEGDFQWSDGSPLLYENWHPGQPDSYFLSGENCVVIVWHDGGQWSDVPCNYHLSYTCKMGLVLCGSPPAVSNARVLGKPKQRHEVDSVVRYQCRRGFAQRHSPIARCREDGTWEQPQLVCLPGLAQPPDD; encoded by the exons ATGTCTGTGTGTCCCTGCAGGATGCTGAGGATCAGGAGTCTTCCAGGATGGGATGATCTGGGAAGCTGGTGGTCAGGAGTCCCTGGGGCTGAGGATGTCCATGTGTCCCTGTGGGATACTGGAG ggccCAGGATGGCCTCAGccctcccgctgctgctgctctgcgcgTTCGCCCCCGCGGCGGTGCCGGCCGCCTTCGTCCCCGAGGACGGCACAG ACGACCTCAAGGCTCTGCAGGTCTCCatcccgcggcgcccggccctcgACGCCGTGCTGGCGGGCGACGTGACCATCCCCTGTCTCATCACCTACCTCCGGCCGGTACCCAcggccggcgcggccgggcgccgggccgTCCTGGGGGCGCCCCGCGTCAAATGGACCTTCGTGGCCgagggcagggagctggagaTCTTGGTGGCCCGGGGGGACCGGGTGAAGGTGAGCGAGGAGTACCGCCTGCGCGCCTCGCTGCCCATCTTCCACCGGCAGTACACCAACGCCTCCCTGCTGCTCACCGAGCTGCGGCCCAACGACTCGGGCATCTACCGCTGCGACGTGCAGCACGGCATCGAGGACGGCCACGACATCCTGGACCTCAAAGTCAAAG GGGTGGTGTTTCACTACCGCGAGGGCTCCACGCGCTACGCCTACACCTTCGCCCAAGCCCGGGAGGCCTGCGCCAGGATCGGCGCCCGCATCGCCACCCCCGAGCAGCTCTACGCCGCCTACCGCGGCGGCTACGAGCAGTGCGACGCCGGCTGGATCGCCGACCAGACCGTCAG GTACCCCATCCACACGCCGCGCGAGGCCTGTTACGGAGACATGAACGGCTTCCCCGGCGTCAGGAACTACGGGGTGGTGGACGCCGAGGACATGTACGACGTGTACTGCTACGCCCAGGACCTCGCAG GAGAGATCTTTTTGGAGACGGCCCCGGACAAATTCACCCTGGAGGAGGCTGAGGTTCGCTGCCGGGCGCTGGGAGCCGAGCTGGCGAGCACGGGCCAGCTGTACGCGGCCTGGAGCGACGGCTTGGACTCCTGCAACCCCGGCTGGCTGGCCGACGGCAGCGTCCGCTACCCCATCGTCACGCCGCGGGAACGCTGCGGCGGGAACCTGCCGGGAGTCAAAACCATCTTCCTCTTCCGGAACCAGACGGGCTTCCCCGACGCCCAGAGCAGATACGACGCGTACTGCTTTCGAG AAGGGACAAACTCTTTCCCTGAGGCTCCAGGAAAAAACCGAGCCAGTGAGCCCGAGGGCCTCCACGGGATTGTTACAGTGGCAgaaaagctggaggagctgcagctgcccaaAGCGCAAGTGGAGATTGAGTCGCGAGGGGCCATTTACGCCGTCCCTTTCTTTGAGGCCGCGGGTGCCGCGGAGCTGGAAaagccgagccgagcccccgAAGACGCGCCGGGGCCCGTGGCCCGGCGTCCCCCGCTAGATACCTCCGCGTCCTCCGAGCgaggaggcggccggccggctgccGCCCCTTCGCCCGCGGTCCCCGAGGCAGGCGCCCCGCGTAGCTGCGGGGCGAAGCCAGGCAGCTCGTTCCCCGCAGCCGAGGAAGGGGCCAAAGGGACGGTTGGATATTGCCCCGAGGTCGGTGGCGAGCCGTCCCGGACGG AGGAGGAGCGGGAGCCGGAGGGAGCGCGGGGCTCCTcggcgggcggcgagcgcggGCAGCCGGCGGAGGAGAGCGGCAGCCGCCGGGGCGGAGATGACGTGCAGCCCACGGAGCCGGCCGGCCCCGGACAGACCGTGTCCGTGCTGCTCCGGGCGGCGACGGCCGCGGAAgcacccaccgaaccgcctcggcCCGAGCGAGCCGCCGCAGGTGACGGCAGGCAGCGCGCCGAgctgctgccggccgccgcgccggcctccGCGCTCCCGACTTTTGCAGCTTCTCGAGAGCCGGCGCCGGGGGAGCCCGTCACCCCGCCTCGGGCCTCGGCGAGCAGCCGCGACCCCGCGCCGCGCAGTTCCCCGGGGACGGCCGAGGACGTCGAGCTCTCCGGAGACGTGgcctccccgctgccgccggcgaccccggcgccgctgccgcagGAGGACGGCGAGGAGGAgtcgggggccccgtggctccCGGCGGCCACGGGCCGCGGCGGCACCCTCTCCGCCACGGCGGCCACcgaggcgccgggccgcgggAAGGACGGGAAAACCGCCGGCGGCAGGCCCTCGACCGGCGAATCGTCGTTggcggaggaagaggaggaggaggaagagcgacCCGCTCCCTCCGGTGCTACCGCGGAGGGTTTCCTTGCAGCCGTTCCCGGAGAACCAG GCGATTGCGTCCCCAACCCCTGCCTGAACGGAGGGACCTGCACCGAGGACGGCGACCGCGTCGGCTGCCTGTGTCTGCCCGGCTACGGAGGGAGCACCTGCGAAAGAC CCCTGCAGACGTGCAGCCCCGGCTGGGACAGCTTCCAGGGAGCCTGCTACAAGCATTTCTCCACCCGGAGgagctgggaggacgcggagaccCAGTGCAGGCATTACGGGGGCCACCTGGCCACCATCCTGACGCCCGAAGAGCAGGACTTCATCAACG ACCGGTACAGAGAGTATCAGTGGATCGGCCTCAACGACCGGACGATCGAGGGGGATTTCCAGTGGTCCGATGGGAGCCCCTTG CTCTACGAGAACTGGCACCCCGGGCAGCCCGACAGCTATTTCCTCTCCGGGGAGAACTGCGTGGTCATCGTGTGGCACGACGGGGGCCAGTGGAGCGACGTGCCCTGCAACTACCACCTCTCCTACACCTGCAAAATGGGCTTGG TGCTGTGCGGCTCGCCGCCGGCCGTGAGCAACGCCCGCGTCTTGGGCAAACCAAAGCAGCGCCACGAGGTCGACTCGGTCGTGCGGTACCAGTGCCGGCGCGGCTTCGCCCAGCGCCACTCGCCCATCGCCCGGTGCCGGGAGGACGGGACGTGGGAGCAGCCCCAGCTGGTCTGCCTCCCCG GCCTGGCTCAACCCCCCGACGACTGA
- the BCAN gene encoding brevican core protein isoform X2, with protein sequence MLRIRSLPGWDDLGSWWSGVPGAEDVHVSLWDTGGPRMASALPLLLLCAFAPAAVPAAFVPEDGTDDLKALQVSIPRRPALDAVLAGDVTIPCLITYLRPVPTAGAAGRRAVLGAPRVKWTFVAEGRELEILVARGDRVKVSEEYRLRASLPIFHRQYTNASLLLTELRPNDSGIYRCDVQHGIEDGHDILDLKVKGVVFHYREGSTRYAYTFAQAREACARIGARIATPEQLYAAYRGGYEQCDAGWIADQTVRYPIHTPREACYGDMNGFPGVRNYGVVDAEDMYDVYCYAQDLAGEIFLETAPDKFTLEEAEVRCRALGAELASTGQLYAAWSDGLDSCNPGWLADGSVRYPIVTPRERCGGNLPGVKTIFLFRNQTGFPDAQSRYDAYCFREGTNSFPEAPGKNRASEPEGLHGIVTVAEKLEELQLPKAQVEIESRGAIYAVPFFEAAGAAELEKPSRAPEDAPGPVARRPPLDTSASSERGGGRPAAAPSPAVPEAGAPRSCGAKPGSSFPAAEEGAKGTVGYCPEVGGEPSRTEEEREPEGARGSSAGGERGQPAEESGSRRGGDDVQPTEPAGPGQTVSVLLRAATAAEAPTEPPRPERAAAGDGRQRAELLPAAAPASALPTFAASREPAPGEPVTPPRASASSRDPAPRSSPGTAEDVELSGDVASPLPPATPAPLPQEDGEEESGAPWLPAATGRGGTLSATAATEAPGRGKDGKTAGGRPSTGESSLAEEEEEEEERPAPSGATAEGFLAAVPGEPGDCVPNPCLNGGTCTEDGDRVGCLCLPGYGGSTCERPLQTCSPGWDSFQGACYKHFSTRRSWEDAETQCRHYGGHLATILTPEEQDFINDRYREYQWIGLNDRTIEGDFQWSDGSPLLYENWHPGQPDSYFLSGENCVVIVWHDGGQWSDVPCNYHLSYTCKMGLVLCGSPPAVSNARVLGKPKQRHEVDSVVRYQCRRGFAQRHSPIARCREDGTWEQPQLVCLPGLAQPPDD encoded by the exons ATGCTGAGGATCAGGAGTCTTCCAGGATGGGATGATCTGGGAAGCTGGTGGTCAGGAGTCCCTGGGGCTGAGGATGTCCATGTGTCCCTGTGGGATACTGGAG ggccCAGGATGGCCTCAGccctcccgctgctgctgctctgcgcgTTCGCCCCCGCGGCGGTGCCGGCCGCCTTCGTCCCCGAGGACGGCACAG ACGACCTCAAGGCTCTGCAGGTCTCCatcccgcggcgcccggccctcgACGCCGTGCTGGCGGGCGACGTGACCATCCCCTGTCTCATCACCTACCTCCGGCCGGTACCCAcggccggcgcggccgggcgccgggccgTCCTGGGGGCGCCCCGCGTCAAATGGACCTTCGTGGCCgagggcagggagctggagaTCTTGGTGGCCCGGGGGGACCGGGTGAAGGTGAGCGAGGAGTACCGCCTGCGCGCCTCGCTGCCCATCTTCCACCGGCAGTACACCAACGCCTCCCTGCTGCTCACCGAGCTGCGGCCCAACGACTCGGGCATCTACCGCTGCGACGTGCAGCACGGCATCGAGGACGGCCACGACATCCTGGACCTCAAAGTCAAAG GGGTGGTGTTTCACTACCGCGAGGGCTCCACGCGCTACGCCTACACCTTCGCCCAAGCCCGGGAGGCCTGCGCCAGGATCGGCGCCCGCATCGCCACCCCCGAGCAGCTCTACGCCGCCTACCGCGGCGGCTACGAGCAGTGCGACGCCGGCTGGATCGCCGACCAGACCGTCAG GTACCCCATCCACACGCCGCGCGAGGCCTGTTACGGAGACATGAACGGCTTCCCCGGCGTCAGGAACTACGGGGTGGTGGACGCCGAGGACATGTACGACGTGTACTGCTACGCCCAGGACCTCGCAG GAGAGATCTTTTTGGAGACGGCCCCGGACAAATTCACCCTGGAGGAGGCTGAGGTTCGCTGCCGGGCGCTGGGAGCCGAGCTGGCGAGCACGGGCCAGCTGTACGCGGCCTGGAGCGACGGCTTGGACTCCTGCAACCCCGGCTGGCTGGCCGACGGCAGCGTCCGCTACCCCATCGTCACGCCGCGGGAACGCTGCGGCGGGAACCTGCCGGGAGTCAAAACCATCTTCCTCTTCCGGAACCAGACGGGCTTCCCCGACGCCCAGAGCAGATACGACGCGTACTGCTTTCGAG AAGGGACAAACTCTTTCCCTGAGGCTCCAGGAAAAAACCGAGCCAGTGAGCCCGAGGGCCTCCACGGGATTGTTACAGTGGCAgaaaagctggaggagctgcagctgcccaaAGCGCAAGTGGAGATTGAGTCGCGAGGGGCCATTTACGCCGTCCCTTTCTTTGAGGCCGCGGGTGCCGCGGAGCTGGAAaagccgagccgagcccccgAAGACGCGCCGGGGCCCGTGGCCCGGCGTCCCCCGCTAGATACCTCCGCGTCCTCCGAGCgaggaggcggccggccggctgccGCCCCTTCGCCCGCGGTCCCCGAGGCAGGCGCCCCGCGTAGCTGCGGGGCGAAGCCAGGCAGCTCGTTCCCCGCAGCCGAGGAAGGGGCCAAAGGGACGGTTGGATATTGCCCCGAGGTCGGTGGCGAGCCGTCCCGGACGG AGGAGGAGCGGGAGCCGGAGGGAGCGCGGGGCTCCTcggcgggcggcgagcgcggGCAGCCGGCGGAGGAGAGCGGCAGCCGCCGGGGCGGAGATGACGTGCAGCCCACGGAGCCGGCCGGCCCCGGACAGACCGTGTCCGTGCTGCTCCGGGCGGCGACGGCCGCGGAAgcacccaccgaaccgcctcggcCCGAGCGAGCCGCCGCAGGTGACGGCAGGCAGCGCGCCGAgctgctgccggccgccgcgccggcctccGCGCTCCCGACTTTTGCAGCTTCTCGAGAGCCGGCGCCGGGGGAGCCCGTCACCCCGCCTCGGGCCTCGGCGAGCAGCCGCGACCCCGCGCCGCGCAGTTCCCCGGGGACGGCCGAGGACGTCGAGCTCTCCGGAGACGTGgcctccccgctgccgccggcgaccccggcgccgctgccgcagGAGGACGGCGAGGAGGAgtcgggggccccgtggctccCGGCGGCCACGGGCCGCGGCGGCACCCTCTCCGCCACGGCGGCCACcgaggcgccgggccgcgggAAGGACGGGAAAACCGCCGGCGGCAGGCCCTCGACCGGCGAATCGTCGTTggcggaggaagaggaggaggaggaagagcgacCCGCTCCCTCCGGTGCTACCGCGGAGGGTTTCCTTGCAGCCGTTCCCGGAGAACCAG GCGATTGCGTCCCCAACCCCTGCCTGAACGGAGGGACCTGCACCGAGGACGGCGACCGCGTCGGCTGCCTGTGTCTGCCCGGCTACGGAGGGAGCACCTGCGAAAGAC CCCTGCAGACGTGCAGCCCCGGCTGGGACAGCTTCCAGGGAGCCTGCTACAAGCATTTCTCCACCCGGAGgagctgggaggacgcggagaccCAGTGCAGGCATTACGGGGGCCACCTGGCCACCATCCTGACGCCCGAAGAGCAGGACTTCATCAACG ACCGGTACAGAGAGTATCAGTGGATCGGCCTCAACGACCGGACGATCGAGGGGGATTTCCAGTGGTCCGATGGGAGCCCCTTG CTCTACGAGAACTGGCACCCCGGGCAGCCCGACAGCTATTTCCTCTCCGGGGAGAACTGCGTGGTCATCGTGTGGCACGACGGGGGCCAGTGGAGCGACGTGCCCTGCAACTACCACCTCTCCTACACCTGCAAAATGGGCTTGG TGCTGTGCGGCTCGCCGCCGGCCGTGAGCAACGCCCGCGTCTTGGGCAAACCAAAGCAGCGCCACGAGGTCGACTCGGTCGTGCGGTACCAGTGCCGGCGCGGCTTCGCCCAGCGCCACTCGCCCATCGCCCGGTGCCGGGAGGACGGGACGTGGGAGCAGCCCCAGCTGGTCTGCCTCCCCG GCCTGGCTCAACCCCCCGACGACTGA
- the BCAN gene encoding brevican core protein isoform X4, which translates to MSVCPCRMLRIRSLPGWDDLGSWWSGVPGAEDVHVSLWDTGGPRMASALPLLLLCAFAPAAVPAAFVPEDGTDDLKALQVSIPRRPALDAVLAGDVTIPCLITYLRPVPTAGAAGRRAVLGAPRVKWTFVAEGRELEILVARGDRVKVSEEYRLRASLPIFHRQYTNASLLLTELRPNDSGIYRCDVQHGIEDGHDILDLKVKGVVFHYREGSTRYAYTFAQAREACARIGARIATPEQLYAAYRGGYEQCDAGWIADQTVRYPIHTPREACYGDMNGFPGVRNYGVVDAEDMYDVYCYAQDLAGEIFLETAPDKFTLEEAEVRCRALGAELASTGQLYAAWSDGLDSCNPGWLADGSVRYPIVTPRERCGGNLPGVKTIFLFRNQTGFPDAQSRYDAYCFREEEREPEGARGSSAGGERGQPAEESGSRRGGDDVQPTEPAGPGQTVSVLLRAATAAEAPTEPPRPERAAAGDGRQRAELLPAAAPASALPTFAASREPAPGEPVTPPRASASSRDPAPRSSPGTAEDVELSGDVASPLPPATPAPLPQEDGEEESGAPWLPAATGRGGTLSATAATEAPGRGKDGKTAGGRPSTGESSLAEEEEEEEERPAPSGATAEGFLAAVPGEPGDCVPNPCLNGGTCTEDGDRVGCLCLPGYGGSTCERPLQTCSPGWDSFQGACYKHFSTRRSWEDAETQCRHYGGHLATILTPEEQDFINDRYREYQWIGLNDRTIEGDFQWSDGSPLLYENWHPGQPDSYFLSGENCVVIVWHDGGQWSDVPCNYHLSYTCKMGLVLCGSPPAVSNARVLGKPKQRHEVDSVVRYQCRRGFAQRHSPIARCREDGTWEQPQLVCLPGLAQPPDD; encoded by the exons ATGTCTGTGTGTCCCTGCAGGATGCTGAGGATCAGGAGTCTTCCAGGATGGGATGATCTGGGAAGCTGGTGGTCAGGAGTCCCTGGGGCTGAGGATGTCCATGTGTCCCTGTGGGATACTGGAG ggccCAGGATGGCCTCAGccctcccgctgctgctgctctgcgcgTTCGCCCCCGCGGCGGTGCCGGCCGCCTTCGTCCCCGAGGACGGCACAG ACGACCTCAAGGCTCTGCAGGTCTCCatcccgcggcgcccggccctcgACGCCGTGCTGGCGGGCGACGTGACCATCCCCTGTCTCATCACCTACCTCCGGCCGGTACCCAcggccggcgcggccgggcgccgggccgTCCTGGGGGCGCCCCGCGTCAAATGGACCTTCGTGGCCgagggcagggagctggagaTCTTGGTGGCCCGGGGGGACCGGGTGAAGGTGAGCGAGGAGTACCGCCTGCGCGCCTCGCTGCCCATCTTCCACCGGCAGTACACCAACGCCTCCCTGCTGCTCACCGAGCTGCGGCCCAACGACTCGGGCATCTACCGCTGCGACGTGCAGCACGGCATCGAGGACGGCCACGACATCCTGGACCTCAAAGTCAAAG GGGTGGTGTTTCACTACCGCGAGGGCTCCACGCGCTACGCCTACACCTTCGCCCAAGCCCGGGAGGCCTGCGCCAGGATCGGCGCCCGCATCGCCACCCCCGAGCAGCTCTACGCCGCCTACCGCGGCGGCTACGAGCAGTGCGACGCCGGCTGGATCGCCGACCAGACCGTCAG GTACCCCATCCACACGCCGCGCGAGGCCTGTTACGGAGACATGAACGGCTTCCCCGGCGTCAGGAACTACGGGGTGGTGGACGCCGAGGACATGTACGACGTGTACTGCTACGCCCAGGACCTCGCAG GAGAGATCTTTTTGGAGACGGCCCCGGACAAATTCACCCTGGAGGAGGCTGAGGTTCGCTGCCGGGCGCTGGGAGCCGAGCTGGCGAGCACGGGCCAGCTGTACGCGGCCTGGAGCGACGGCTTGGACTCCTGCAACCCCGGCTGGCTGGCCGACGGCAGCGTCCGCTACCCCATCGTCACGCCGCGGGAACGCTGCGGCGGGAACCTGCCGGGAGTCAAAACCATCTTCCTCTTCCGGAACCAGACGGGCTTCCCCGACGCCCAGAGCAGATACGACGCGTACTGCTTTCGAG AGGAGGAGCGGGAGCCGGAGGGAGCGCGGGGCTCCTcggcgggcggcgagcgcggGCAGCCGGCGGAGGAGAGCGGCAGCCGCCGGGGCGGAGATGACGTGCAGCCCACGGAGCCGGCCGGCCCCGGACAGACCGTGTCCGTGCTGCTCCGGGCGGCGACGGCCGCGGAAgcacccaccgaaccgcctcggcCCGAGCGAGCCGCCGCAGGTGACGGCAGGCAGCGCGCCGAgctgctgccggccgccgcgccggcctccGCGCTCCCGACTTTTGCAGCTTCTCGAGAGCCGGCGCCGGGGGAGCCCGTCACCCCGCCTCGGGCCTCGGCGAGCAGCCGCGACCCCGCGCCGCGCAGTTCCCCGGGGACGGCCGAGGACGTCGAGCTCTCCGGAGACGTGgcctccccgctgccgccggcgaccccggcgccgctgccgcagGAGGACGGCGAGGAGGAgtcgggggccccgtggctccCGGCGGCCACGGGCCGCGGCGGCACCCTCTCCGCCACGGCGGCCACcgaggcgccgggccgcgggAAGGACGGGAAAACCGCCGGCGGCAGGCCCTCGACCGGCGAATCGTCGTTggcggaggaagaggaggaggaggaagagcgacCCGCTCCCTCCGGTGCTACCGCGGAGGGTTTCCTTGCAGCCGTTCCCGGAGAACCAG GCGATTGCGTCCCCAACCCCTGCCTGAACGGAGGGACCTGCACCGAGGACGGCGACCGCGTCGGCTGCCTGTGTCTGCCCGGCTACGGAGGGAGCACCTGCGAAAGAC CCCTGCAGACGTGCAGCCCCGGCTGGGACAGCTTCCAGGGAGCCTGCTACAAGCATTTCTCCACCCGGAGgagctgggaggacgcggagaccCAGTGCAGGCATTACGGGGGCCACCTGGCCACCATCCTGACGCCCGAAGAGCAGGACTTCATCAACG ACCGGTACAGAGAGTATCAGTGGATCGGCCTCAACGACCGGACGATCGAGGGGGATTTCCAGTGGTCCGATGGGAGCCCCTTG CTCTACGAGAACTGGCACCCCGGGCAGCCCGACAGCTATTTCCTCTCCGGGGAGAACTGCGTGGTCATCGTGTGGCACGACGGGGGCCAGTGGAGCGACGTGCCCTGCAACTACCACCTCTCCTACACCTGCAAAATGGGCTTGG TGCTGTGCGGCTCGCCGCCGGCCGTGAGCAACGCCCGCGTCTTGGGCAAACCAAAGCAGCGCCACGAGGTCGACTCGGTCGTGCGGTACCAGTGCCGGCGCGGCTTCGCCCAGCGCCACTCGCCCATCGCCCGGTGCCGGGAGGACGGGACGTGGGAGCAGCCCCAGCTGGTCTGCCTCCCCG GCCTGGCTCAACCCCCCGACGACTGA